A part of Alkalinema sp. FACHB-956 genomic DNA contains:
- a CDS encoding spore coat U domain-containing protein: MSKSFIRSIAIASGLVLGVITGASAASAGTATANLGTSASVTANCTISTAPIGFGAYDPIVANASIPLDATGTVTVTCTNGAPTVVTLGQGSNADTGSTDAAPLRRMANGAAMMSYSLYSDAGRTTVWGNTAGTGTSQNGTGSAQNLTVYGQVAAGQNLVTTGSYADTVVATVSF; the protein is encoded by the coding sequence ATGTCTAAGTCTTTCATTCGCTCTATTGCTATCGCTTCTGGTTTGGTTTTAGGCGTGATTACAGGGGCTTCCGCTGCTTCCGCTGGGACTGCAACCGCCAACTTGGGAACCTCCGCTTCGGTCACTGCAAACTGCACCATCAGCACCGCTCCCATTGGTTTCGGTGCTTACGATCCCATCGTTGCCAACGCATCAATCCCGCTTGACGCAACAGGAACAGTAACCGTCACCTGTACCAATGGTGCTCCTACCGTAGTGACCTTGGGCCAAGGGTCAAATGCAGATACGGGTTCTACCGATGCTGCTCCACTACGTCGTATGGCTAACGGGGCAGCCATGATGAGCTATAGCCTGTATTCGGATGCTGGCCGCACTACCGTATGGGGCAATACAGCGGGTACTGGTACCAGCCAAAATGGAACAGGGTCTGCACAGAACTTGACCGTTTACGGTCAAGTTGCAGCGGGTCAAAATCTCGTAACGACTG